A single window of Spirosoma linguale DSM 74 DNA harbors:
- a CDS encoding Resolvase domain protein (PFAM: Resolvase domain~KEGG: mno:Mnod_7746 resolvase domain protein), with translation MKYVPYYRVSTASQGKSGLGLAAQQTIVQRFLKPGDELLPEFIEIESGKKADRPQLMAAIVLAKQHKARLLIAKLDRLSRNVSFIFSLRNAEVDFLACDIPDANTLTVGIMAVLAQHERELIGQRTKAALAAKKAQGFQLGTPNITPAITQQGLAVRQHNARTHPANVQATELIRLYRNEGLTYAAIAERLNQLGYTTRRGQAFQPMSVYRLDPNR, from the coding sequence ATGAAATACGTTCCCTACTACCGCGTCTCCACCGCCAGCCAGGGCAAAAGCGGACTCGGACTGGCCGCCCAGCAAACCATCGTCCAGCGATTCCTCAAACCCGGCGATGAGCTCCTGCCCGAGTTCATCGAGATCGAGTCCGGCAAAAAAGCCGACCGGCCTCAGCTCATGGCCGCCATCGTCCTGGCCAAACAACACAAGGCCCGTCTGCTCATTGCCAAACTCGACCGGCTCAGTCGCAACGTCTCCTTCATCTTCTCCCTGCGTAACGCTGAAGTCGACTTCCTCGCCTGTGACATCCCCGATGCCAACACTCTCACCGTGGGTATCATGGCTGTCCTGGCCCAGCACGAACGCGAACTCATCGGCCAACGCACCAAAGCCGCCTTAGCCGCTAAGAAAGCGCAGGGCTTCCAACTCGGTACGCCTAACATCACCCCGGCTATTACCCAGCAGGGCCTGGCTGTGCGCCAGCACAACGCCCGCACCCACCCCGCCAACGTGCAGGCCACTGAGTTGATCCGGCTCTATCGCAACGAAGGGCTCACCTATGCGGCCATCGCCGAGCGGTTAAACCAGCTGGGTTACACCACCCGGCGGGGGCAGGCCTTCCAGCCCATGAGTGTCTACCGACTCGATCCTAACCGGTAG